A genomic segment from Truepera sp. encodes:
- a CDS encoding CarD family transcriptional regulator, with translation MKDQGKTFKMGDQVVLPPYGVGIVAGTTERAVGGANQKYYQVEFPNGTSRAYVPVAAPQGAGLRAALTKDEVQNVLERLQNGRITLPKQWAARHRKVTDLLTTGDPYQIATLASELRRWDLERGLPDLDRQAYRRALRLLAGEISAVLGISHQDARVLMDAGEEDELN, from the coding sequence TTGAAAGACCAGGGGAAGACGTTCAAGATGGGTGACCAGGTCGTCCTACCGCCGTACGGCGTCGGGATCGTCGCCGGCACTACCGAGCGCGCCGTTGGAGGCGCCAACCAGAAGTACTACCAGGTCGAGTTCCCCAACGGAACGTCTCGCGCGTACGTGCCAGTCGCCGCTCCGCAGGGTGCCGGACTGCGCGCCGCCCTCACCAAGGACGAGGTTCAGAACGTCCTCGAACGGCTGCAGAACGGCCGCATCACGCTGCCCAAGCAGTGGGCCGCCCGCCACCGCAAGGTGACCGACCTGCTCACCACCGGTGACCCCTACCAGATCGCCACCTTGGCTAGCGAACTGCGCCGCTGGGACCTCGAGCGCGGGCTGCCCGACCTCGACCGCCAGGCCTACAGGCGCGCCTTGCGGCTCCTGGCGGGCGAGATCAGCGCGGTGTTGGGCATCAGCCATCAAGATGCTCGCGTCCTGATGGACGCCGGCGAGGAAGACGAACTCAACTAG
- a CDS encoding DMT family transporter: MATEAPGSSAPPRKVWAVLGVALLAVSFASIFIRWADAPGVVVAFYRMALAGILMAPLTRAGLRRTPPNARAWRASLLAGLMLAVHFAAWITSLSYTTVAASVSLLASTPLWVVLFAWTFQRRPPSAAQLTGVLVAVGGAAVVGYGDLAGGPQPLVGDLLALVGAAAAGAYLLFGRQAQASGMGLQAYAGTAYAVAALVLAPMPLLVGAPYLGYPLSTYLFIALLALIPQLVGHTGINYAAKHLDPTLVASTLLTEPVASGLLALIIFSERPSLATIVGAAILLAGIAIAVRAAPQR; the protein is encoded by the coding sequence ATGGCCACGGAGGCACCCGGCTCTTCCGCGCCGCCCAGAAAGGTGTGGGCGGTGTTGGGCGTCGCGCTGCTGGCGGTCTCGTTCGCGTCGATCTTCATCCGCTGGGCGGACGCTCCGGGCGTGGTGGTCGCCTTCTACCGCATGGCCCTGGCAGGCATCCTCATGGCGCCGCTGACGAGGGCCGGGCTTCGCAGGACCCCGCCCAACGCCCGGGCATGGCGCGCCAGCCTGCTAGCAGGCCTCATGCTGGCCGTCCACTTCGCGGCGTGGATCACGTCCCTCAGCTACACGACCGTCGCGGCTAGCGTGTCCCTGCTCGCCTCCACGCCCCTTTGGGTCGTCCTCTTCGCCTGGACCTTCCAGCGGCGGCCGCCCAGCGCCGCACAGCTGACCGGCGTACTGGTCGCCGTCGGGGGCGCCGCGGTCGTGGGCTACGGCGACTTGGCGGGCGGCCCGCAGCCGCTCGTCGGCGACCTGCTCGCCCTCGTCGGAGCCGCGGCCGCGGGCGCGTACCTGCTCTTCGGGCGCCAGGCGCAGGCCAGCGGGATGGGTCTGCAGGCCTACGCGGGCACGGCCTACGCCGTGGCGGCGCTGGTACTGGCGCCGATGCCCCTGCTCGTCGGTGCGCCTTACCTGGGCTACCCGTTGTCGACCTACCTCTTCATCGCCTTGCTGGCGCTGATCCCCCAACTGGTGGGGCACACGGGCATCAACTACGCGGCCAAGCACTTGGACCCGACGCTGGTGGCGTCCACGCTCCTCACCGAACCCGTCGCGTCGGGGCTGCTCGCCCTGATCATCTTCAGTGAGCGACCGAGTCTGGCGACCATCGTCGGGGCCGCCATCCTGCTCGCCGGGATAGCGATCGCGGTGCGCGCCGCCCCGCAGCGCTGA
- a CDS encoding GH1 family beta-glucosidase, producing the protein MAGAAWRALHGGRSSAGRMAGATREERYVGDFPDDFLWGVSSSAYQIEGATQVGGRGESIWDRFVTRPGAVVDGSTGAVATGHYERYREDVGLMRELGARVYRFSVSWPRWLPSGRGRPAPAGVDFYERLVDSLLAAGIEPWICLYHWDLPQALQDRGGWTSRDCADYFADYAAAVAGRLGDRVRTFLMLNEPNVHALLGHLTGQHAPGVSDLSAYLAAIHHQNLAVGKGIARLRALDAGFRLGSVVSLQPVLPAAEPGTEPREEDVAAASLADAAYNRASLDPLLLGRYPAAMAGFFEALLRAGDEETMRQRVDLLGVNHYTLQRVRLGRGPLGLELVPPGAGTEATQMGWRVAPEALTRTLLELKSAYGNPPVVITENGAAYEDPPVRNGTVDDASRVAYFARYIRGVAAALEAGCDVRGYLAWTLVDNFEWGDGFTRRFGCVALDRETLERTPKASFHYLRRVFGSGALG; encoded by the coding sequence ATGGCGGGCGCTGCATGGCGGGCGCTGCATGGCGGGCGCAGCTCGGCCGGCCGCATGGCGGGCGCCACCCGCGAGGAGCGATACGTGGGCGACTTTCCTGACGATTTCCTGTGGGGCGTGTCGAGTTCGGCGTACCAGATCGAGGGCGCGACCCAAGTGGGCGGCAGGGGCGAGTCCATCTGGGACCGTTTCGTTACCCGTCCCGGCGCCGTCGTTGACGGCTCCACCGGTGCGGTGGCGACCGGACACTACGAGCGTTACCGCGAGGACGTCGGGCTGATGCGCGAGTTGGGCGCGCGCGTCTACCGCTTCTCCGTGTCGTGGCCACGCTGGTTGCCCTCCGGGCGGGGCCGACCGGCGCCGGCGGGCGTCGACTTCTACGAGCGCCTCGTCGATTCGCTGCTGGCCGCCGGCATCGAGCCGTGGATCTGCCTCTACCACTGGGACCTGCCTCAGGCCCTGCAGGACCGCGGTGGCTGGACGTCGCGCGACTGTGCCGACTACTTCGCCGACTACGCGGCGGCGGTGGCGGGGCGCCTCGGTGACCGGGTTCGGACCTTCCTCATGCTCAACGAGCCGAACGTGCACGCGCTGCTGGGCCACCTCACGGGGCAGCACGCGCCGGGCGTCAGCGACCTGAGCGCCTACCTGGCGGCCATCCACCACCAGAACCTGGCCGTCGGCAAGGGCATCGCGCGGCTCCGGGCGCTGGACGCCGGTTTCCGGCTCGGGTCGGTCGTTTCGCTGCAACCGGTCCTGCCCGCGGCAGAGCCCGGAACCGAACCGCGGGAGGAAGACGTCGCCGCCGCCAGCCTGGCCGACGCCGCCTACAACCGGGCGAGCCTCGACCCGCTCCTGCTGGGCAGGTACCCCGCCGCGATGGCGGGTTTCTTCGAGGCCCTGCTGCGAGCGGGCGACGAGGAGACCATGCGGCAGCGCGTCGACCTCCTGGGCGTCAACCACTACACGCTTCAGCGCGTGCGCCTCGGCCGGGGCCCCCTCGGCCTCGAACTCGTGCCACCGGGGGCGGGCACCGAGGCCACGCAGATGGGCTGGCGGGTCGCCCCCGAGGCCCTCACCCGGACGCTGCTGGAACTCAAGAGCGCGTACGGCAACCCGCCGGTGGTGATCACGGAGAACGGTGCGGCGTACGAGGACCCGCCTGTCCGGAACGGCACCGTGGACGACGCCTCGCGCGTGGCCTACTTCGCCCGCTACATCCGAGGCGTGGCAGCCGCGCTGGAGGCGGGCTGCGACGTCAGGGGTTACCTGGCCTGGACGCTTGTCGACAACTTCGAGTGGGGCGACGGGTTCACGCGCAGGTTCGGTTGCGTGGCCCTGGACCGGGAGACCCTTGAGCGCACGCCCAAGGCCTCCTTCCACTACCTGCGGCGGGTGTTCGGGAGCGGCGCCTTAGGCTGA
- a CDS encoding DUF423 domain-containing protein: protein MSTRSPSHTKDPVGSSHARTAAVWGAALVGLGVMLGAFGAHTLTDLVSEARLATFETGVRYQVYQGLGLLALAALSQRGALAARSAPFLIAGTVVFSGSLYALVAGAPGWFGAVAPAGGVLMIVGWILAAWHLARSA from the coding sequence GTGAGCACGCGATCGCCCTCACACACCAAGGACCCGGTCGGGAGCAGCCACGCCCGCACCGCCGCCGTGTGGGGCGCAGCGCTGGTAGGACTGGGCGTGATGCTCGGGGCGTTCGGGGCCCACACCTTGACGGACCTCGTGAGCGAGGCCCGGCTGGCGACCTTCGAGACGGGCGTGAGGTACCAGGTCTACCAGGGTCTCGGTCTGCTGGCGCTGGCGGCACTATCGCAACGCGGCGCCCTGGCCGCGCGCTCGGCGCCGTTCCTCATCGCCGGTACCGTGGTCTTCTCGGGTTCGCTCTACGCGCTCGTGGCCGGCGCCCCGGGGTGGTTCGGGGCCGTAGCGCCCGCGGGTGGGGTGCTGATGATAGTGGGCTGGATCCTCGCCGCGTGGCACCTCGCCCGCTCAGCCTAA
- a CDS encoding ABC transporter ATP-binding protein, which translates to MLRAVQLTKTYVTPAGTVAALTAVDAEFRPGTLTTIVGPSGSGKSTLLNLLAGFDTPTSGDVLLGGSSLASLSERGRAQLRLHRFGFVFQSFNLVAVLSAWQNVAFPLGLAGVDAGARRAKATALLARFGLEQRADHLPAKLSGGERQRVGLARALVNDPDVVFADEPTGNLDSRSGKAVLAALREVAAEGRTVIVVTHDLSIADKADAVLELLDGMVVGARGEATAPVPVTAAAGGTGA; encoded by the coding sequence GTGTTGCGCGCCGTCCAACTCACCAAGACCTACGTCACGCCGGCGGGCACGGTTGCCGCCCTCACTGCCGTGGACGCCGAGTTCCGGCCCGGGACGCTGACGACCATCGTCGGGCCCTCGGGTTCGGGCAAGTCGACGCTGCTCAACCTGCTGGCGGGCTTCGACACGCCGACCTCCGGCGACGTCCTCTTGGGAGGGAGCTCGCTGGCGTCCTTGAGCGAGCGAGGCCGCGCCCAGCTGAGGCTCCACCGCTTCGGGTTCGTGTTCCAATCGTTCAACCTCGTGGCGGTCCTGAGCGCCTGGCAGAACGTGGCCTTCCCTCTCGGCCTGGCAGGCGTCGACGCGGGCGCCAGACGTGCCAAGGCGACCGCGCTGCTTGCGCGCTTCGGGCTGGAGCAGCGCGCCGATCACCTGCCCGCCAAGCTGTCGGGTGGCGAGCGCCAGCGGGTGGGCTTAGCCCGCGCCCTCGTCAACGACCCCGACGTGGTCTTCGCGGACGAGCCCACGGGCAACCTCGACAGCCGCAGCGGCAAGGCCGTCCTCGCGGCGCTGCGTGAGGTGGCCGCCGAGGGGCGCACGGTCATCGTCGTTACCCACGACCTGAGCATCGCGGACAAGGCGGATGCCGTGTTGGAGTTACTCGACGGAATGGTGGTGGGCGCGCGGGGGGAGGCGACCGCCCCGGTTCCTGTTACTGCGGCCGCGGGAGGTACGGGAGCGTGA
- a CDS encoding DUF2207 domain-containing protein yields the protein MPRKRSYSPRLVLLCLALLAGSAAAQSYEWRDVVQKVTIGADDSVLVDDTRTLTTDGNFGEAFVCVHLEDGQKLTLLEGSGALGPGPEATAYQQPCADGTRGTEVVVRNATRVRERRVRFVYRLNGVLDYRSDVVQWYWQILEQDHPPVRGYSLSVTAPGPSPEPYDAYVHRFANPELPTVSLSEDRSRLSVAFDRIPEGDGVEIRYLMDPALFETKGTRPGMEEFLLDEAKVARVQTLLQVRRSPWWALIPAGLLLLTAPGAMGAYRRYGREPRIETMKYPFEPPSSLPPAAVTSIMSQRPNHSAMGPAFHATIMDLMRRGYGEFASSGKRLKDFAIDLKLEADSSTLLPFEENVLGYLKRAARPGSPDKLSGAELKAYSQRHASSFMAKWAPAVRSWLEATTGGPLTTEESRKAAKKWSGRMFLALLVGIALAFFVSGPARVWVIAFDIVIAIAALAASNAIISWRPDIAEEVYGWRGFKRTLTDYTRMKDAPPDFFKLWDVYYCYAAALGVAEQYLRTLGKAAPLAGVDERTLTSQAVWLSGGNVANLSSMSALSQSISSLSSALSSASASASSGGSSSGGGGGGGGGSSGGR from the coding sequence TAGCGGGATCCGCTGCCGCGCAGAGCTACGAGTGGCGCGACGTGGTTCAGAAGGTGACCATAGGAGCGGACGACAGCGTCTTGGTGGACGACACCCGCACCCTCACCACCGACGGCAACTTCGGCGAAGCGTTCGTCTGCGTCCACCTCGAGGACGGCCAGAAGCTCACGCTGCTGGAGGGCTCGGGGGCCCTGGGCCCCGGCCCGGAGGCAACGGCCTACCAGCAACCCTGCGCCGACGGAACGCGGGGAACGGAGGTCGTGGTGAGGAACGCCACGCGCGTGCGGGAGCGGCGGGTGCGCTTCGTGTACCGCCTGAACGGGGTGCTCGATTACCGCAGCGACGTGGTTCAGTGGTACTGGCAGATCCTCGAGCAGGACCACCCACCGGTGCGCGGCTACAGCCTGAGCGTCACCGCCCCCGGCCCGAGCCCCGAACCCTACGACGCCTACGTCCACCGGTTCGCCAACCCGGAACTCCCCACGGTCAGCTTGAGCGAGGACCGGAGCAGGCTGAGCGTCGCCTTCGACCGCATCCCGGAAGGCGACGGCGTGGAGATCCGCTACCTGATGGACCCCGCGCTGTTCGAGACGAAGGGCACGAGGCCGGGGATGGAAGAGTTCCTCCTGGACGAGGCGAAGGTCGCGCGCGTGCAGACGCTCCTCCAGGTCAGGCGCTCGCCGTGGTGGGCCCTGATCCCCGCCGGGCTCCTGCTGCTCACCGCGCCTGGCGCAATGGGAGCCTACAGGCGCTACGGGCGCGAGCCGCGCATCGAGACGATGAAGTACCCGTTCGAACCGCCCTCGAGCCTACCGCCGGCGGCCGTCACCTCGATCATGTCGCAGCGGCCGAACCATTCCGCCATGGGTCCCGCCTTCCACGCCACGATCATGGACCTCATGCGGCGGGGCTACGGCGAGTTCGCCTCCAGCGGCAAGCGGCTGAAGGACTTCGCCATCGACCTGAAACTCGAAGCCGACTCGAGCACGCTGCTGCCCTTCGAGGAGAACGTCCTCGGCTACCTCAAGAGGGCCGCCCGCCCAGGCTCTCCCGACAAGCTGTCGGGCGCCGAACTGAAGGCTTATTCCCAACGCCACGCCTCGAGCTTCATGGCGAAGTGGGCGCCGGCCGTGCGCTCCTGGCTCGAGGCAACCACGGGCGGCCCGCTCACGACGGAGGAGAGCCGCAAGGCCGCCAAGAAGTGGTCCGGTCGCATGTTCCTCGCCCTCCTGGTGGGGATCGCGCTGGCCTTCTTCGTCAGCGGCCCCGCCAGGGTCTGGGTGATCGCCTTCGACATCGTCATCGCCATCGCGGCATTGGCGGCCTCCAACGCCATCATCTCGTGGCGGCCCGACATCGCGGAGGAGGTTTACGGCTGGCGCGGCTTCAAGCGCACCCTCACCGACTACACGCGCATGAAGGACGCCCCGCCCGACTTCTTCAAGCTGTGGGACGTCTACTACTGTTACGCCGCCGCCCTCGGGGTCGCGGAGCAGTACCTGCGCACACTAGGCAAGGCCGCGCCCCTGGCCGGCGTCGACGAGCGGACCCTGACGAGCCAGGCCGTCTGGCTCAGCGGCGGCAACGTCGCCAACCTCTCCAGCATGAGCGCGCTCAGCCAGTCGATCAGCAGCCTCTCCTCCGCGCTCAGTTCCGCGTCGGCTTCGGCCTCGTCGGGGGGTTCCTCGAGCGGCGGGGGTGGGGGCGGCGGCGGCGGTTCGTCCGGTGGCCGCTGA